The Eubacteriaceae bacterium Marseille-Q4139 genome has a window encoding:
- a CDS encoding mannose-1-phosphate guanylyltransferase, which translates to MEITALIMAGGRGERFWPRSRKNLPKQFLSLTDDGKTMIQLTVERILSMVPIKNIYIATNADYKQLVREQLPDVPEENILCEPAARNTAPCIGLGAVHIARRFEDALMMVLPSDHLIKFGNMFLNTLKDACAAAGEDDNLVTIGITPTYPETGYGYIKFRSEESHGNAYSVERFVEKPNLEVAKEYLDSEEYLWNSGMFVWKVSSILKSIQKFMPDTYEGLLKIQAAIGTEEGENILKEEFCRFEPQSIDYGIMEKAEHIYTIPGTFGWDDVGSWLAVERIQKTNEYGNVVRGNVITVDTHNCIIQGSRKLIATVGLEDIVVVDTDDATLICAKDDTNNIKKVIENLKICNRDEYI; encoded by the coding sequence ATGGAGATTACAGCACTTATTATGGCTGGCGGACGCGGAGAGCGGTTTTGGCCGAGAAGCCGGAAGAATCTGCCGAAGCAGTTTCTGTCTCTGACAGATGACGGGAAAACCATGATTCAGCTCACCGTTGAACGGATTCTGTCCATGGTTCCGATTAAAAACATTTATATCGCAACAAATGCGGACTACAAGCAGCTTGTCAGAGAACAGCTTCCTGATGTCCCGGAGGAAAATATTCTCTGTGAGCCGGCCGCGAGGAATACGGCTCCCTGCATTGGTCTTGGCGCAGTCCACATAGCAAGACGGTTTGAAGATGCGTTGATGATGGTTCTGCCGTCGGATCATTTAATTAAGTTTGGAAATATGTTTTTGAATACGCTTAAAGATGCATGTGCAGCGGCTGGTGAGGATGATAATCTTGTCACGATTGGAATCACGCCTACATATCCGGAAACCGGATACGGATATATTAAATTCCGCTCTGAAGAGAGCCATGGGAATGCCTATTCCGTAGAGCGATTTGTGGAAAAGCCAAATCTGGAAGTGGCAAAAGAATATCTGGATTCAGAAGAATATCTTTGGAACAGTGGTATGTTCGTTTGGAAAGTTTCTTCTATATTAAAGAGCATTCAAAAATTTATGCCGGATACTTATGAAGGGCTTTTAAAAATCCAGGCAGCCATTGGGACTGAAGAAGGCGAGAACATATTGAAGGAAGAATTCTGCCGGTTTGAGCCGCAGTCCATTGATTATGGAATCATGGAAAAGGCAGAGCATATTTATACGATCCCGGGAACTTTTGGCTGGGATGATGTTGGTTCCTGGCTGGCAGTGGAACGGATCCAGAAAACGAATGAATATGGAAATGTAGTGCGCGGAAATGTCATCACAGTAGATACACATAACTGCATTATACAGGGCAGCCGGAAGCTGATTGCAACCGTAGGGCTTGAGGATATTGTAGTGGTGGATACAGATGATGCCACATTGATCTGTGCAAAAGACGACACAAATAACATTAAAAAAGTAATTGAAAACCTGAAAATATGTAACAGGGATGAATACATTTAA
- the gmd gene encoding GDP-mannose 4,6-dehydratase, whose amino-acid sequence MKHALITGVTGQDGSYLAELLLEKGYEVYGIMRRKSVVDYGNVEHIKDKIHFIYADMTDIVSLINAMRVSQADEVYNLAAQSFVGTSWEQPVATADIDAIGVTNMLEAIRTVKPEAHFYQASTSEMFGKVQEMPQTEKTPFYPRSPYGVAKVYGHWITKNYRESYGMFACSGILFNHESERRGLEFVTRKITNAVARIKLGLQDHVELGSLDAKRDWGHSQDYVRAMWLMLQQDAPDDYVIATNETRTVREFVETAFRHVGMEIEWHGEGVRETGVDKVSGKTVVSVNPKFFRPAEVEVLLGNPAKAEAALGWKREVPFQELVKRMVENDLKLAEKEMRIAQL is encoded by the coding sequence ATGAAACATGCACTGATTACAGGTGTAACAGGACAGGACGGATCCTATCTGGCAGAGCTTTTGCTGGAAAAGGGTTATGAAGTTTACGGGATCATGAGGAGAAAGAGCGTTGTCGATTACGGCAATGTGGAACATATCAAGGATAAAATCCATTTCATTTATGCGGATATGACAGATATCGTGTCCCTTATCAATGCCATGCGGGTTTCGCAGGCTGACGAAGTGTATAATCTGGCGGCTCAGTCTTTTGTCGGGACGAGCTGGGAGCAGCCGGTAGCGACAGCGGATATTGATGCCATTGGTGTGACGAACATGCTGGAAGCGATCCGGACAGTGAAGCCGGAGGCACATTTTTACCAGGCATCCACAAGTGAGATGTTCGGCAAGGTACAGGAAATGCCGCAGACGGAAAAGACCCCGTTTTATCCGCGCAGCCCGTATGGTGTGGCAAAGGTGTATGGCCATTGGATTACAAAGAATTACAGGGAAAGCTACGGGATGTTTGCATGCAGCGGAATTCTGTTTAACCATGAAAGTGAGCGGCGCGGCCTGGAATTCGTAACGAGAAAGATTACGAATGCTGTTGCCAGAATCAAATTGGGGCTTCAGGATCATGTGGAACTGGGCAGCCTGGATGCGAAGCGGGACTGGGGACACTCCCAGGATTATGTGAGAGCCATGTGGCTGATGCTTCAGCAGGACGCTCCGGACGATTATGTGATCGCAACGAATGAGACACGAACAGTTCGGGAATTTGTGGAAACTGCTTTTCGTCATGTGGGCATGGAAATCGAGTGGCATGGAGAAGGTGTCCGGGAAACTGGCGTAGACAAGGTTTCGGGAAAGACAGTTGTTTCTGTGAATCCCAAGTTTTTCCGTCCGGCAGAGGTTGAGGTTTTGCTTGGAAATCCTGCTAAAGCGGAAGCGGCTCTTGGCTGGAAGCGTGAGGTTCCTTTCCAGGAGCTTGTAAAGCGTATGGTGGAAAACGACCTGAAGCTGGCAGAAAAAGAGATGCGGATTGCTCAGCTTTAA
- a CDS encoding GDP-mannose 4,6-dehydratase, which yields MEKALIIGAAGFVGNYLASQILSEGKWTLAATKMAQETMLREDMEIYDLDILEPGAVYELLKVLRPDYIFHLAAQSSVAVSWKNPGLTVDVNIKGTLAVLDAARQLDYKPRILLIGSGEEYGHVEPEEIPISETTLLRPGNLYAATKACQNMVGKIYSDAYGMDIMSVRAFNHVGPNQAPLFVVADFCKQAAEIEKGVRLPVMKVGNLAAKRDFTDVRDVVRAYVLLMERGKAGETYNVGSGHAVSIEEILGQILGLASVKVTVEKDPGKFRPVDVPIIEADVRKLQECTGWKTEIGLEQTLRETLEFWRKEISLK from the coding sequence ATGGAGAAGGCATTGATTATTGGCGCGGCGGGATTTGTTGGCAATTATCTCGCCAGCCAGATCCTTTCTGAGGGGAAGTGGACCCTGGCGGCGACTAAGATGGCACAGGAAACGATGCTGCGGGAGGATATGGAGATCTATGATCTGGATATTCTGGAACCCGGGGCTGTTTATGAGCTTTTAAAGGTACTGCGGCCGGACTATATCTTTCATCTGGCGGCACAAAGTTCGGTGGCTGTTTCATGGAAGAATCCGGGATTGACGGTGGACGTCAACATCAAAGGAACTTTGGCAGTTCTGGATGCTGCAAGGCAGTTGGACTACAAACCGAGGATTCTTTTGATTGGCTCGGGAGAGGAGTACGGCCATGTGGAGCCGGAAGAAATCCCGATTTCGGAAACAACACTTCTTCGGCCGGGAAATCTTTATGCGGCGACAAAGGCATGTCAAAACATGGTTGGGAAGATTTATTCAGATGCTTACGGAATGGATATTATGAGTGTCCGGGCATTTAACCATGTGGGCCCCAATCAGGCGCCGCTTTTTGTCGTGGCTGATTTCTGTAAGCAGGCCGCGGAAATTGAGAAAGGAGTCCGTCTGCCGGTTATGAAAGTTGGAAATCTTGCGGCAAAGCGGGATTTTACGGATGTGAGGGATGTTGTACGGGCCTATGTCCTTCTGATGGAAAGAGGAAAGGCTGGCGAAACCTACAATGTGGGATCGGGACATGCGGTCTCCATCGAAGAGATTCTGGGACAGATTCTCGGTTTGGCTTCGGTAAAAGTGACGGTAGAAAAAGATCCGGGGAAATTTCGACCGGTGGATGTGCCGATTATTGAGGCGGATGTCAGAAAGCTTCAGGAGTGTACGGGATGGAAAACGGAGATTGGACTGGAGCAGACTTTAAGGGAGACGTTGGAGTTTTGGAGGAAAGAAATATCGCTAAAGTAA
- a CDS encoding ABC transporter permease, translated as MRMIAEIYAYREMIFSLVRRDLKGRYKGSILGFFWTFLNPLLQLIVYTVVFSVILRSDIEEYYLFLFVALVPWIFFSTSVSGGAGCILAQQNMIKKIYFPREVIPISFVTSQFVNMLLSLLVVLAVIFLSGHGINWGAILYLPVIMLVEYVLALGVAMITSAVTVYIRDLEYLLGIITMAWQFLTPIMYSMEIVPESVLPIFNLNPMTPIIIAYRDILYGKKPPEISTLMHATLLGILLLCVGCLVFKELKRHFAEEL; from the coding sequence GTGCGGATGATAGCAGAAATTTATGCATATAGAGAAATGATTTTCAGTCTTGTACGCAGAGATTTGAAGGGACGTTATAAGGGGTCCATTTTGGGGTTTTTCTGGACCTTTTTAAATCCACTTCTCCAGTTGATTGTATATACAGTAGTGTTTTCTGTAATTTTAAGAAGCGATATTGAAGAATATTATCTTTTCTTATTTGTGGCATTGGTGCCATGGATATTCTTTAGCACAAGTGTTTCTGGTGGTGCTGGATGCATTTTAGCGCAGCAGAATATGATAAAAAAAATATATTTTCCGCGTGAGGTTATACCAATTTCTTTTGTAACCAGTCAATTTGTTAATATGCTTTTGAGCCTCCTGGTTGTTCTGGCAGTGATCTTTCTATCGGGCCATGGAATAAACTGGGGAGCGATTTTATATTTGCCTGTTATTATGCTGGTGGAATATGTTCTGGCTTTAGGCGTGGCAATGATAACGTCTGCTGTGACAGTCTATATAAGAGATTTGGAATACCTTCTCGGGATTATAACTATGGCATGGCAGTTTTTAACGCCGATCATGTATTCTATGGAGATTGTTCCGGAAAGCGTTCTCCCAATATTTAATCTGAATCCAATGACACCAATTATTATTGCATATAGAGATATTCTTTATGGGAAAAAGCCTCCGGAAATTAGTACACTCATGCATGCCACATTATTAGGTATTCTTCTTTTGTGCGTGGGCTGTTTGGTTTTTAAGGAATTGAAACGACATTTTGCGGAGGAATTATGA
- a CDS encoding ABC transporter ATP-binding protein, with amino-acid sequence MQSDIAVGVDHVTKTFKVYLDKGSTLKEKILFKNRRKYSHRVVLDDISFEIRKGEAVGLIGENGCGKSTTLKLLTRIMYPDTGTITMNGRVSSLIELGAGFHPDMSGRQNIYINASIFGLTKKEIDARLDDIIAFSELEEFIDNPVRTYSSGMYMRLAFSVAINVDADILLIDEILAVGDANFQAKCFDKLRELKASGMTIVLVTHDTGTIERFCNRAIWILDGRIASEGAAPRVVDSYLKYMNQQKLEKLGEKNKSSVETGNEVLADQSIIVETNVKEQLEEQEQVDMIDFSANHFGLNYIIIEKAQIRNDKSEITTVLPSGMPCSFEIYYKVNKALEEYVFGIGIFDLDGRCIVGNNTQLDRLHIPHTKMNGKVCFHIDKLPLLSGKYVLNVAIVNQDGAPMDYYRDYCHFDVVSDDRSVGVVHLDHSWEVQ; translated from the coding sequence ATGCAGTCTGATATTGCCGTTGGAGTTGATCATGTTACAAAGACTTTTAAGGTCTATTTAGACAAAGGAAGCACATTAAAGGAGAAGATTCTCTTCAAGAATAGAAGAAAATATAGTCATCGAGTGGTTTTGGACGACATTAGTTTTGAAATCCGCAAAGGCGAAGCTGTTGGATTAATTGGAGAGAATGGGTGCGGAAAAAGTACTACGTTGAAGCTGCTGACGCGCATAATGTATCCGGACACTGGAACGATCACGATGAATGGACGGGTCTCAAGTTTGATTGAATTAGGCGCGGGATTTCATCCGGATATGAGTGGCCGGCAGAATATATATATTAACGCATCAATTTTCGGACTAACCAAAAAGGAAATAGATGCTCGTTTAGATGATATTATTGCATTCTCGGAATTGGAAGAATTTATAGATAATCCTGTGCGAACCTATTCTTCTGGTATGTACATGCGCTTAGCATTCTCGGTGGCGATTAATGTTGATGCAGATATTCTTTTGATTGATGAAATTTTAGCAGTAGGTGACGCTAATTTTCAGGCAAAGTGTTTTGATAAATTGCGTGAATTAAAAGCATCTGGGATGACGATAGTTCTTGTAACGCATGATACTGGGACAATCGAGAGGTTCTGTAATCGAGCAATATGGATTTTGGATGGCAGAATAGCAAGTGAAGGTGCGGCACCTAGGGTTGTTGATTCATATCTAAAATATATGAATCAACAAAAATTAGAAAAATTGGGAGAGAAAAATAAGTCGAGTGTTGAAACGGGTAATGAAGTTTTAGCCGATCAGTCCATAATTGTAGAAACGAATGTAAAGGAACAGCTGGAAGAACAAGAGCAAGTTGATATGATAGACTTTTCGGCCAATCATTTTGGACTTAACTATATTATTATCGAAAAAGCTCAGATTCGAAATGATAAATCCGAAATAACCACAGTATTACCATCAGGTATGCCGTGTAGCTTTGAGATTTATTATAAAGTAAACAAAGCTTTAGAAGAGTATGTTTTTGGAATAGGAATTTTTGATTTAGATGGTAGGTGTATTGTTGGAAACAATACGCAATTGGATCGTTTACACATTCCTCATACTAAGATGAATGGAAAAGTTTGTTTTCACATAGATAAACTGCCATTATTATCTGGTAAATATGTATTAAATGTTGCTATCGTCAATCAAGACGGAGCGCCAATGGATTATTATCGAGATTATTGCCATTTCGATGTTGTGTCTGATGACCGCAGTGTTGGTGTCGTGCATTTGGATCATTCGTGGGAGGTTCAGTAA
- a CDS encoding FkbM family methyltransferase: MDKSQIIYDKLLAYMQTDKTLEEQGSITEQETSPSHIDGYLGEVCQNIAIMERTRSNYAYRELRSNRILAPVILFIKKCMRKCLKWYIEPICNQQTEFNNAVTPAMGRLTQSVTELYQSYLRQERQENKYDEVLRNLEEVKKTQNGQMKNFSDIKASSEQKIEVLKKKLEELTVQVETLRNINVNLDEKITSIYLRSEHFASRMDSQGARMDKYSEKNDELRMDLDEIKKYFTSTRCLEQKELDIEQKIIKLSNNIDENKTALADMQKNIMHQMAFIDTSFISKLQERIERLEETQNKKFNPWDKRTTSQAGEDSILLYLLPHLKRGYSECTYLDLGANHAIELSNTYSLYVRGARGVLVEANPCLIPELQEYRSGDIILNRCIYSETDETRSFYIMSGDGLSSMDLDAVRDMIHENPELKVESVLPVKTITVQDILRQYFGNEAPTVVNIDVEGMEWAILQNWDFEHYRPAMFVVEMIPYRPTLVIGEKNEEIVNFMESVNYVEYAFTGINSIFVDKEAF, translated from the coding sequence ATGGATAAAAGCCAGATTATATATGATAAATTGCTTGCTTATATGCAAACAGATAAAACACTAGAAGAACAGGGGAGCATAACAGAACAAGAAACATCTCCAAGCCATATTGACGGCTATCTTGGCGAAGTGTGTCAAAATATTGCTATTATGGAGAGAACCCGAAGTAATTATGCTTATCGAGAACTCCGGTCAAACCGTATCTTGGCTCCGGTCATTTTATTTATAAAGAAGTGCATGCGTAAATGTCTGAAGTGGTATATTGAGCCGATTTGCAACCAGCAAACCGAGTTTAATAATGCTGTTACCCCTGCCATGGGCCGCTTAACGCAATCTGTTACAGAATTATATCAGTCATATCTCCGGCAAGAGAGGCAAGAAAATAAATACGATGAAGTTCTGAGAAATCTGGAAGAAGTGAAGAAAACACAGAATGGCCAAATGAAAAATTTTTCAGATATTAAGGCGTCATCAGAACAAAAAATCGAAGTATTAAAGAAAAAATTAGAAGAACTTACGGTTCAAGTAGAAACCCTGAGAAATATCAATGTCAACCTTGATGAAAAAATTACGTCAATTTATTTACGATCTGAACATTTTGCATCTCGTATGGATTCACAGGGAGCGCGAATGGACAAATATTCTGAAAAAAATGATGAATTAAGAATGGATTTGGATGAAATAAAAAAATATTTTACAAGCACGCGATGCTTAGAACAAAAAGAACTAGATATAGAACAAAAAATTATAAAACTTTCGAACAACATAGATGAAAATAAAACAGCTTTAGCTGATATGCAAAAAAACATAATGCATCAAATGGCATTTATAGATACTTCCTTTATATCTAAGTTACAAGAACGGATAGAACGCTTAGAAGAAACGCAGAACAAAAAATTTAATCCATGGGATAAGAGAACAACGTCTCAAGCGGGAGAAGACAGTATTCTTTTATATCTGTTGCCACACCTGAAAAGGGGTTATTCTGAATGCACATATTTGGATCTAGGGGCTAATCATGCAATTGAGCTAAGTAATACATATAGCCTATATGTACGTGGAGCCAGAGGGGTTCTTGTAGAAGCAAATCCGTGTTTGATTCCAGAACTCCAGGAGTATCGTTCTGGTGATATCATCTTAAATCGGTGCATTTATTCCGAAACAGATGAAACAAGAAGTTTTTATATCATGAGCGGAGACGGTTTGTCTTCTATGGATCTTGATGCTGTCCGGGATATGATTCATGAAAATCCCGAACTAAAAGTGGAAAGTGTTTTACCGGTGAAAACAATAACAGTACAAGACATACTAAGACAGTATTTTGGAAATGAAGCTCCAACAGTTGTAAACATTGATGTAGAAGGGATGGAATGGGCTATTTTACAAAACTGGGATTTTGAACATTATCGCCCAGCTATGTTTGTTGTGGAAATGATCCCATATCGCCCGACATTGGTAATTGGAGAAAAAAACGAAGAAATTGTAAATTTCATGGAATCTGTTAATTATGTTGAATACGCTTTCACGGGTATCAACTCAATTTTTGTGGATAAAGAAGCCTTTTAA